In a genomic window of Alcanivorax sp.:
- the secD gene encoding protein translocase subunit SecD produces the protein MTRYPRWKFFLLLTALIVCGLYALPNLYPDAPAIQISHAEAGGEVTDVARQRVLGALEDADLNPGPGEVVGTSLLVRLGDTEAQLRAREIASNLLGDNYVVALNLAATTPQWLRAVGASPMNLGLDLRGGVHFLLQVDMDAVVTSRMEAWAGNAKLTLRDAGVRYRSVEVDGTTITATFADQVAADAARAPLRRALENFAMKPASDSPEVVLTLNDSALKEMQDYAVDQNRTALNKRVNELGVAEAVVQRQGSDRIVVQLPGIQDASQARRILGRTATLEFRLVDNSVSSARLRTGVAPPGLEFFPFKGQEGRIVALSKSKIATGDQVIDARMGFDQQNGSPEVNVTLDGDGAKRMQRITGKNVGNPMGVLFIETKTDVQKSIDADGNTVDKMVSTTEKYVINVATIQDTLGSRFRITGLDNPAEASELALLLRAGSLAAPVSIVEERTVGPSLGAENIEAGLKSMALGLALVLIFMAVWYKVFGLVANVALLGNLVIIVGIMSLIPGATLTLPGIAGIVLTVGMAVDANVLIFERVKEDLRRGLKPLQAIEEGYGKAFTTILDANITTLIVAVILFAAGTGSVQGFAVTLFIGILTSMFTSIIGTRAMVEMIYGRGARAPAKLSI, from the coding sequence CCTTTATGCGCTCCCCAATCTGTATCCCGATGCGCCTGCCATCCAGATCAGCCACGCCGAAGCTGGTGGTGAGGTTACCGATGTGGCCCGCCAGCGGGTACTGGGTGCTCTGGAGGATGCCGATCTGAACCCCGGCCCTGGTGAGGTCGTCGGTACCTCTCTGCTGGTGCGTCTGGGTGATACTGAAGCACAACTCCGTGCCCGGGAGATCGCCTCCAACCTGCTGGGTGATAACTATGTGGTGGCCTTGAACCTGGCAGCCACCACTCCTCAATGGCTGCGAGCTGTGGGCGCCAGCCCCATGAACCTGGGCCTGGATCTGCGTGGCGGGGTGCACTTCCTGCTGCAGGTGGATATGGACGCAGTGGTGACCAGCCGCATGGAAGCCTGGGCCGGGAATGCCAAGCTGACCCTGCGCGATGCCGGGGTTCGCTATCGCAGTGTGGAGGTTGATGGCACCACGATTACTGCCACCTTTGCCGACCAGGTGGCTGCAGATGCGGCCCGGGCGCCGTTGCGTCGGGCGCTGGAAAACTTTGCCATGAAGCCTGCCAGTGACAGCCCGGAAGTGGTGCTGACGCTGAATGACAGTGCGCTCAAGGAAATGCAGGACTACGCGGTGGATCAGAACCGCACCGCCCTGAACAAGCGGGTCAACGAACTGGGTGTGGCGGAAGCCGTGGTGCAGCGTCAGGGGTCTGATCGTATCGTCGTGCAGCTGCCGGGGATTCAGGATGCCTCCCAGGCTCGCCGGATTCTCGGCCGTACCGCTACCCTGGAGTTCCGGTTGGTGGATAACAGTGTGTCGTCTGCCCGCCTGCGCACCGGGGTGGCGCCGCCGGGGCTGGAGTTCTTCCCCTTCAAGGGGCAGGAAGGCCGTATTGTCGCACTGAGCAAGTCCAAGATTGCCACCGGTGATCAGGTGATTGATGCGCGCATGGGCTTCGACCAGCAGAACGGTTCACCGGAGGTGAACGTGACGCTGGATGGCGATGGTGCCAAGCGTATGCAACGCATCACCGGCAAGAATGTGGGTAATCCCATGGGCGTGCTGTTCATCGAAACGAAAACCGATGTGCAGAAATCCATCGATGCCGATGGCAATACCGTGGACAAGATGGTCAGCACCACGGAGAAGTACGTGATCAACGTGGCGACCATTCAGGATACTCTGGGCAGTCGCTTCCGCATCACCGGCCTGGATAATCCTGCGGAAGCCTCAGAGCTGGCTCTGCTGCTGCGAGCCGGTTCGCTGGCGGCGCCTGTGAGTATTGTCGAAGAGCGTACCGTGGGACCAAGCCTGGGGGCGGAAAACATCGAAGCCGGTCTCAAATCCATGGCGCTGGGGCTGGCCCTGGTGCTGATCTTCATGGCGGTCTGGTACAAGGTATTCGGGCTGGTGGCCAATGTGGCTCTGCTGGGTAACCTGGTAATCATCGTTGGCATCATGTCACTGATTCCCGGTGCCACCCTGACCCTGCCCGGCATCGCCGGTATCGTGCTGACCGTGGGGATGGCGGTGGATGCCAACGTGCTGATTTTCGAGCGGGTGAAAGAAGATCTGCGTCGGGGCCTTAAACCGTTGCAAGCCATTGAAGAAGGCTACGGCAAGGCTTTTACCACCATTCTGGATGCCAATATCACCACCCTGATCGTGGCGGTGATCCTGTTTGCTGCCGGTACCGGGTCGGTACAGGGGTTCGCGGTAACCCTGTTCATCGGCATTCTCACTTCCATGTTCACGTCTATCATCGGCACCCGTGCCATGGTGGAAATGATCTACGGTCGCGGTGCCCGTGCACCGGCCAAACTGAGTATCTGA
- a CDS encoding pyridoxal phosphate-dependent aminotransferase yields MGNINLDTDFYESEDPIWNPALLTIPVPGIRRMVNLASDLEDVIHLSIGQPDFKPPGHVIQAGVDALNAGQTGYTMDAGLPELLEALADYYSERSQRPLSPENIMVTTGATEAIYLALTATSAPGREFIVPDPSFMLYGPLIRMNGGTVHAIPTRAENNHQLDPQEVIDAMGPNTFAVILNSPSNPTGTLYPRETVEAIVEEAAYRGIHVISDEVYDHLIYDGKEYPSVLSCCSDLDHVMVISSFSKTFSMAGMRIGWLIGSQGAIKKLRRYHMFTTTVANTPCQWAGVAALRGSRNFIDTMVEEYQHRRDRLVELVGQTPHLTGYRPDGAFYLFPSLPEGVDGANVALKLLRETGVCTIPGDTFGEAGKHALRISYSTSLDQIEEAFERIIPWMKKQNFG; encoded by the coding sequence ATGGGCAATATCAATCTGGATACGGATTTCTACGAAAGCGAAGACCCGATCTGGAATCCGGCGCTGCTCACCATCCCGGTGCCGGGCATTCGCCGTATGGTGAATCTGGCCTCGGACCTGGAAGACGTGATTCACCTGTCCATCGGCCAGCCGGATTTCAAGCCGCCCGGTCATGTGATCCAGGCCGGCGTGGATGCCCTGAATGCGGGCCAGACCGGTTACACCATGGACGCCGGCCTGCCGGAACTGCTGGAAGCGCTGGCGGACTACTACAGTGAGCGCAGCCAACGGCCTTTGTCGCCGGAAAACATCATGGTCACCACCGGCGCCACCGAAGCCATATATCTGGCCCTCACTGCCACTTCGGCACCGGGCCGGGAATTTATCGTGCCGGATCCTTCCTTCATGCTCTACGGCCCGCTGATCCGCATGAACGGCGGCACCGTCCACGCGATTCCCACCCGCGCGGAAAACAACCACCAGCTGGACCCACAGGAAGTCATCGACGCCATGGGGCCCAACACCTTTGCGGTGATCCTCAACTCCCCCAGCAACCCTACCGGCACGCTCTATCCGCGGGAAACCGTGGAAGCCATTGTCGAGGAAGCCGCCTACCGTGGCATTCATGTGATCAGCGACGAGGTCTACGACCACCTGATCTACGATGGCAAGGAATACCCCAGCGTACTGTCCTGCTGCTCGGACCTGGATCATGTGATGGTGATCAGCAGCTTTTCGAAAACCTTTTCCATGGCCGGCATGCGCATCGGCTGGCTGATCGGCAGTCAGGGCGCCATCAAGAAACTGCGCCGCTACCACATGTTCACCACCACCGTGGCCAACACGCCCTGCCAGTGGGCCGGGGTCGCCGCCCTGCGCGGCAGTCGTAACTTTATCGACACCATGGTGGAGGAATACCAGCATCGCCGGGACCGGCTGGTGGAACTGGTGGGCCAGACCCCACACCTGACCGGCTACCGCCCGGACGGCGCCTTCTACCTGTTCCCATCCCTGCCGGAAGGCGTGGACGGCGCCAACGTGGCCCTGAAACTGCTGCGCGAAACCGGCGTCTGCACCATCCCCGGCGACACCTTCGGCGAAGCCGGCAAGCACGCCCTTCGCATCAGCTATTCCACCTCCCTGGACCAGATCGAGGAGGCGTTCGAGCGCATCATCCCGTGGATGAAAAAACAGAACTTCGGGTAA
- a CDS encoding D-2-hydroxyacid dehydrogenase: MTDTTITVLLAEDEPALPGLDTLTGHARVQEVRTPDELRAALPDTQVLVVTDFRTGLLEEVWPDNCPVRWVHATSAGVDALMIDPIKNSDIVVTNARGIFDRGIAEYVLGALLLFAKDTLTNLALQAENRWQHRETRLLKGSRALIVGAGSIGREVATVLRAMGMEVIGTARRARQDSAFDRVHRQQDLPALLGDADYVVITAPLTPDTEGLFDAAQFRRMKPGAVLVNVGRGAIVSTDALFQALQTGRLGGAALDVFEQEPLPADHPLWDQPNVMLSAHMAGDFIGWRAALGQQFVDNFHRWRRNQPLINPVNKEYGYVSSS, translated from the coding sequence ATGACCGACACCACCATCACTGTACTACTGGCCGAAGACGAGCCGGCGCTGCCGGGGCTGGACACCCTCACCGGCCACGCCCGGGTGCAAGAGGTGCGTACGCCTGATGAACTGCGAGCCGCGCTGCCAGACACCCAGGTGCTGGTGGTAACCGATTTCCGTACCGGCTTGCTGGAAGAGGTGTGGCCGGACAACTGCCCGGTGCGCTGGGTGCATGCCACCAGCGCCGGTGTCGATGCGCTGATGATCGACCCGATCAAGAACAGCGATATCGTGGTCACCAATGCCCGCGGAATTTTCGACCGTGGCATTGCCGAATACGTGCTCGGCGCCCTGTTGCTGTTCGCCAAGGACACCCTCACAAATCTGGCCCTGCAGGCAGAAAATCGCTGGCAGCATCGGGAAACCCGGCTACTGAAAGGCAGCCGGGCACTGATCGTGGGCGCCGGCTCCATCGGTCGGGAAGTGGCCACGGTGCTGCGAGCCATGGGCATGGAGGTGATCGGCACCGCCCGGCGCGCTCGCCAGGACAGCGCCTTTGACCGGGTCCATCGCCAACAGGACCTGCCCGCCCTGCTCGGCGATGCGGACTATGTAGTGATTACCGCACCGCTGACCCCAGACACCGAAGGCCTGTTTGATGCCGCCCAGTTCCGGCGCATGAAACCCGGCGCTGTGTTGGTCAATGTGGGCCGCGGCGCCATCGTCAGCACCGACGCCCTGTTCCAGGCCCTGCAGACCGGTCGCCTGGGCGGCGCCGCCCTGGATGTGTTCGAACAGGAACCCCTGCCCGCCGACCACCCCCTGTGGGACCAGCCCAATGTGATGCTCTCCGCACACATGGCCGGGGATTTCATCGGCTGGCGGGCGGCCCTGGGACAGCAGTTTGTCGACAACTTTCACCGCTGGCGCCGAAACCAGCCGCTGATCAACCCGGTGAACAAGGAATACGGCTATGTAAGCAGTAGCTAA
- the secF gene encoding protein translocase subunit SecF — MSKEEMNINFMAARKPLGILSIALVVISVILLVTRGLNLGLDFTGGTTIVVKSPVDVSLSQTRADLTEAGFGDAVVQHYGSPKEVNIRVAPKDSVDADKIGYVVFDALKAGNSDLELLKVEFVGPQVGDELRDESGTAMLLALGLMMLYVWFRFSNKFGVATVVALFHDVIIVLGLFSLLQWQFDLTVLAAVLALIGYSLNDSIVVADRIRDEFRNTRETDPQAIINGAVNQTMTRTINTSLTTLLVLVALFFFGGEVMKAFSEALIVGVLVGTYSSIYVVTNILFMMKVDKEDFLIPEPEELDETP; from the coding sequence ATGAGTAAGGAAGAAATGAACATCAATTTCATGGCTGCCCGGAAACCGCTGGGCATTCTGTCCATTGCGCTGGTGGTCATCTCAGTGATTCTGTTGGTGACCCGTGGCCTGAACCTGGGCCTGGATTTCACCGGCGGCACCACCATCGTGGTGAAAAGCCCGGTGGATGTGTCACTGTCCCAGACCCGGGCTGACCTGACCGAAGCGGGTTTTGGTGATGCGGTGGTTCAGCATTATGGCTCGCCCAAGGAAGTGAATATCCGTGTGGCGCCCAAGGACAGCGTGGATGCGGACAAGATCGGCTATGTAGTGTTCGACGCGCTCAAGGCGGGCAACAGTGATCTGGAATTGCTGAAAGTGGAGTTTGTCGGCCCGCAAGTGGGCGATGAGCTGCGCGATGAATCCGGCACCGCCATGTTGCTGGCGCTGGGGCTGATGATGCTCTACGTCTGGTTCCGCTTTTCCAACAAGTTCGGTGTGGCCACGGTGGTGGCGCTGTTCCACGACGTGATCATCGTGCTGGGCCTGTTTTCACTGCTGCAATGGCAGTTTGATCTGACGGTGTTGGCGGCGGTGTTGGCGCTGATCGGTTACTCACTGAACGACTCCATTGTGGTGGCGGACCGGATTCGCGACGAGTTTCGCAATACCCGGGAAACGGATCCGCAAGCCATTATCAATGGTGCGGTGAACCAGACCATGACGCGAACCATCAATACTTCTTTAACCACCCTGTTGGTGCTGGTCGCCCTGTTCTTCTTCGGCGGTGAAGTGATGAAGGCGTTTTCTGAAGCGCTGATCGTGGGTGTTCTGGTGGGGACTTACTCCTCCATCTACGTGGTGACTAACATCCTGTTCATGATGAAGGTCGACAAGGAAGACTTCCTGATTCCGGAACCGGAAGAGCTGGATGAAACACCATAA
- a CDS encoding isocitrate/isopropylmalate family dehydrogenase, with protein sequence MTQTLNIALLPGDGIGPEVMDVAEAVLDQLIQRYQLPLNHTRFDWPSHAWHQAHGEMMPGDGVAQLRKFDAMLLGALGDPGPLDEPSRFVLSDSVSLAPLLALRKQLELWACERPARWLPGAPQYLADPRAREVDMLVIRENSEGEYSGQGGRLAPGTAQEVATQVEVFTARATERLIRHAFHRARQRATQRETPRQFKDGKSAQVCLITKRNAQPFWGDLYTDTFHRIAAEFPEVDTHHELVDAACMKFVQCPWRFDVVVASNLHGDILTDLAAVLCGGPGLAPSANLNPDEPILPALFEPVHGSAPDIAGQNLADPRATLMSLAMLLDNLAHHHPAIGSAAQHLHDLIKADLAREANGEAFSGTRETGQRLCQWLAA encoded by the coding sequence ATGACGCAAACGCTGAATATTGCCCTGCTCCCCGGTGACGGCATCGGCCCGGAAGTCATGGACGTGGCAGAAGCCGTGCTGGATCAGCTGATCCAGCGCTACCAGTTGCCGCTGAACCATACCCGTTTTGACTGGCCTTCTCACGCCTGGCATCAGGCCCATGGGGAGATGATGCCAGGCGACGGGGTCGCACAGCTGCGGAAATTTGATGCCATGCTGCTTGGTGCTCTGGGGGACCCGGGGCCACTGGATGAACCGTCCCGCTTTGTACTTTCCGACAGCGTCTCCCTGGCTCCCTTGCTGGCCCTGCGCAAGCAACTGGAGCTGTGGGCCTGCGAGCGGCCGGCTCGCTGGCTGCCCGGCGCCCCCCAATATCTGGCCGATCCCCGTGCCCGGGAGGTGGATATGCTGGTGATTCGCGAAAACAGTGAAGGCGAATACAGCGGCCAAGGGGGCCGACTGGCCCCGGGCACCGCCCAGGAAGTGGCCACCCAGGTGGAAGTGTTCACCGCCCGCGCCACCGAACGATTGATCCGTCATGCTTTCCACCGGGCACGCCAACGGGCCACCCAGCGGGAAACACCACGTCAGTTCAAGGACGGTAAAAGCGCGCAGGTGTGTCTGATTACCAAGCGCAATGCCCAGCCCTTCTGGGGCGATCTGTATACCGATACCTTCCACCGAATTGCCGCCGAATTTCCCGAGGTGGACACTCACCACGAGCTGGTGGATGCGGCCTGCATGAAGTTCGTGCAGTGCCCCTGGCGCTTTGACGTGGTGGTCGCCAGCAACCTGCACGGCGACATTCTCACCGATCTGGCGGCGGTATTGTGCGGTGGCCCGGGGCTGGCCCCATCCGCCAACCTGAACCCGGACGAACCCATCTTGCCGGCCCTGTTCGAACCGGTGCACGGCAGTGCCCCGGACATTGCCGGCCAGAACCTGGCCGACCCCCGAGCCACCCTGATGAGCCTGGCCATGCTGCTGGACAACCTGGCCCACCATCACCCGGCCATCGGCAGTGCGGCACAACATCTGCATGACCTGATCAAGGCGGACCTGGCCCGTGAGGCCAACGGCGAGGCTTTTTCGGGGACTCGGGAAACCGGACAGCGACTATGCCAGTGGCTGGCTGCGTAA
- a CDS encoding NAD-dependent succinate-semialdehyde dehydrogenase, translating to MTVTLTDNALFRQQCYINGRWCDADDGATFTVSNPATDDSLGTAPRMGEAETRQAIDAAHGAFPAWRDLPAAQRATRLEAWHDLMMEHQDDLGRLMTLEQGKPLAEAKGEIAYAASFLKWFAEEARRAYGDTIPAPKPGQRIVVIKQPIGVTAAITPWNFPSSMITRKAGAALAAGCTMVVKPASATPYSALALAELAERAGIPAGVFNVITGSAGAISTALTDSPIVRKLSFTGSTEVGSKLMAQCAKHIQKVSLELGGNAPFIVFDDANLDKAVEGAMASKFRNTGQTCVCVNRFLVQDSIHDAFVEKLKTAIEAMKVGDGMEEGVSQAALINRDAADKVMEHLEDALGKGAKVVTGGQRHQRGGSFVQPTLITGVTTDAQLCQEETFGPLAAVIPFRTEEDAIRIANDTPYGLAAYFYSDNIHRCWRVAEALESGMVGVNEGLISNAAAPFGGVKESGLGREGSHQGMDEYLEDKYLCMGS from the coding sequence ATGACGGTTACCCTCACTGACAACGCCCTGTTTCGCCAGCAGTGCTATATCAATGGCCGATGGTGCGATGCGGATGATGGCGCCACCTTCACCGTGAGCAACCCGGCCACCGATGACAGCCTGGGCACCGCTCCGCGTATGGGCGAAGCGGAAACCCGCCAGGCCATCGACGCCGCCCACGGGGCTTTTCCCGCCTGGCGGGATCTCCCCGCTGCACAGCGGGCCACACGTCTGGAGGCCTGGCATGATCTGATGATGGAACATCAGGACGACCTGGGCCGGCTGATGACCCTGGAGCAGGGCAAGCCCCTAGCCGAGGCCAAAGGCGAAATCGCCTACGCCGCCTCCTTCCTGAAATGGTTTGCCGAAGAGGCCCGGCGCGCCTATGGCGACACCATCCCGGCCCCCAAACCCGGCCAGCGGATTGTGGTGATCAAGCAGCCCATCGGCGTCACCGCCGCCATCACCCCGTGGAACTTCCCCTCCTCCATGATTACCCGCAAGGCCGGGGCCGCCCTGGCCGCGGGCTGCACCATGGTGGTCAAACCCGCCAGTGCCACCCCCTACTCCGCCCTGGCACTGGCCGAACTGGCCGAGCGCGCAGGGATTCCTGCCGGGGTGTTCAACGTGATTACCGGCAGCGCCGGGGCCATTTCCACAGCCCTGACCGACTCGCCCATTGTCCGCAAGCTTAGCTTCACCGGCTCCACGGAAGTGGGCTCCAAGTTGATGGCCCAGTGCGCCAAGCACATCCAGAAAGTCTCTCTGGAACTGGGTGGCAACGCGCCCTTTATCGTCTTTGACGATGCCAACCTGGACAAGGCAGTGGAAGGCGCCATGGCCAGCAAGTTCCGCAACACCGGCCAGACCTGCGTCTGTGTGAACCGCTTTCTGGTGCAGGACAGCATCCACGATGCCTTCGTGGAAAAACTGAAAACTGCCATCGAGGCCATGAAGGTGGGTGACGGCATGGAAGAGGGTGTCAGCCAGGCGGCCCTGATCAACCGCGATGCCGCCGACAAGGTCATGGAGCATCTGGAAGATGCCCTGGGCAAGGGCGCCAAGGTGGTCACCGGCGGTCAGCGCCACCAACGGGGTGGCAGCTTTGTGCAGCCCACTCTGATCACCGGGGTCACCACCGATGCCCAGCTCTGTCAGGAAGAAACCTTCGGCCCACTGGCGGCAGTGATCCCGTTCCGCACGGAAGAGGATGCCATCCGCATTGCCAACGACACCCCCTACGGCCTGGCCGCCTATTTCTACAGCGACAATATCCACCGCTGCTGGCGCGTGGCCGAAGCGCTGGAAAGTGGCATGGTGGGCGTCAACGAGGGGCTGATTTCCAACGCGGCGGCACCGTTCGGTGGCGTTAAGGAATCCGGCCTCGGCCGTGAAGGCTCCCACCAGGGCATGGATGAGTACCTGGAAGACAAGTATCTGTGTATGGGTAGCTGA
- a CDS encoding aspartate aminotransferase family protein — protein MSHLSPLLVQSSGICAERGEGSWLYDQDGNRWLDFTSGIGVTSTGHCHPKVVAAAQAQVAKLVHAQYATVTHPNMLTLTDRLYEHLPKGLDAVAFSNSGSESVEAAVRLARQATGRPNLIAFRGGFHGRTLAAASLTTSTSKVRTGWQPLMAGVSIAPFPHAYRYKQDMDTCVADCLHELDHIFATECNPADTAAMIIEPVQGEYGYYPAGQAFMQGLRERCDKHGILLIADEIQAGYGRTGKFWSHEHFAVKPDMIITAKGLASGYPLSAIAASKALMNHGYPGSQGGTYGANAVACAAALATLDVIENEQLVSRADTLGSKLRQQLEALQKQHDCIDEIRGMGLMLGLEIVSAPHTPDGDRAARLIKHCETNGMLMLRCGSQGQVVRWLPPLTVSEAEIDKAVELFAAALKET, from the coding sequence ATGAGTCATTTGTCCCCCCTGCTGGTGCAATCCAGCGGTATTTGTGCGGAGCGCGGCGAAGGAAGCTGGCTCTACGACCAGGACGGCAATCGCTGGCTGGATTTCACCTCCGGCATCGGGGTGACCTCCACCGGCCACTGTCACCCCAAGGTAGTGGCCGCCGCCCAGGCCCAGGTGGCAAAACTGGTCCATGCCCAGTACGCCACCGTCACCCACCCCAATATGCTCACGCTTACCGACCGGCTCTATGAGCACCTGCCCAAAGGCCTGGATGCGGTGGCCTTTTCCAACTCCGGCAGTGAATCCGTGGAAGCCGCCGTGCGCCTGGCCCGCCAGGCCACCGGACGCCCCAATCTGATTGCCTTTCGCGGTGGCTTCCATGGCCGCACCCTGGCGGCGGCCTCGCTGACCACCTCCACCAGCAAGGTGCGTACCGGCTGGCAGCCGTTGATGGCCGGGGTCAGCATCGCCCCCTTCCCCCATGCCTACCGTTACAAGCAGGACATGGACACCTGTGTGGCTGACTGCCTCCACGAGCTGGACCATATCTTTGCCACCGAGTGCAATCCGGCGGACACCGCCGCCATGATCATCGAACCGGTACAGGGCGAATACGGCTACTACCCGGCCGGCCAGGCCTTTATGCAGGGGCTGCGCGAGCGCTGCGACAAGCATGGCATCCTGCTGATCGCCGACGAGATCCAGGCCGGTTACGGGCGCACCGGCAAGTTCTGGAGCCACGAACATTTTGCGGTGAAACCGGACATGATCATCACCGCCAAGGGTCTGGCCAGCGGCTACCCACTGTCCGCCATCGCCGCCAGCAAGGCCCTGATGAACCACGGCTACCCGGGCTCCCAGGGCGGCACCTACGGCGCCAATGCGGTGGCCTGCGCGGCGGCACTGGCAACGCTGGATGTGATCGAGAACGAACAACTGGTAAGCCGCGCCGACACCCTTGGTAGCAAGTTGCGCCAGCAACTGGAAGCCCTGCAAAAGCAGCATGACTGCATTGACGAGATTCGCGGCATGGGCCTGATGCTGGGGCTGGAAATCGTCAGCGCCCCACACACACCGGACGGCGACCGCGCCGCCAGGCTGATCAAGCACTGCGAAACTAACGGCATGCTGATGCTGCGCTGCGGCAGCCAGGGCCAGGTGGTCCGCTGGCTACCACCGCTCACCGTCAGCGAAGCAGAAATCGACAAGGCGGTAGAACTGTTCGCCGCTGCACTGAAAGAAACGTGA
- a CDS encoding amidase — MSKEVLTMSALALKTAYQTGALSPVEVCNTLLDHVEQHDQALNAWCLIDRDTTLQWARESEQRYLDGNSKGLLDGVPVGVKDVFLTPMWPTLKGSRTIDPASTLEKRSPAVAALERNGYVPLGKTTTPEFGWKGVTDSPLCGPTNNPWNPAKTPGGSSGGSAAAVSACMAPMALGTDAGGSIRIPAAFCGIVGHKPTFSEVPHWPASPFGTLAHAGPMTRTVADAALMMQVLTEADPRDSLAAPRRNTDYLAALHQPMKGLRIALSTTLGYVDVNPDIEKAVLEAGKVFEALGATVTEADPGFSNPLAAFSHLFYSGAANAMRDLGERQRNQMDPALVEVARKAEKLSMLDYLGAMNERMAVSERMALFHTKYDLLITPTLPLDAFDTNREVPVDWPSTRWPTWTPFTYPFNLTGQPALSVPLGLTGNGLPMGLQIVGARFDDARVLAAGHAFEQAQPFTQLPPLMQI, encoded by the coding sequence ATGAGCAAGGAAGTATTGACCATGAGCGCCCTGGCGCTGAAAACCGCCTACCAGACCGGCGCCCTGTCCCCGGTGGAGGTATGCAATACCCTGCTGGATCATGTGGAGCAACATGACCAGGCGCTCAACGCCTGGTGCCTGATTGATCGGGATACCACCCTGCAATGGGCCCGCGAGTCCGAGCAACGCTATCTCGATGGCAATAGCAAAGGCCTGCTGGATGGCGTGCCGGTGGGCGTAAAGGATGTCTTCCTGACCCCCATGTGGCCAACGTTGAAAGGGTCTCGCACCATCGACCCGGCCTCCACCCTGGAAAAGCGCTCTCCCGCCGTGGCGGCGCTGGAACGCAACGGCTATGTGCCTCTGGGCAAGACCACTACCCCGGAATTCGGCTGGAAAGGGGTCACCGACAGCCCCCTGTGCGGTCCCACCAATAATCCCTGGAACCCGGCCAAGACTCCCGGCGGCAGCAGTGGCGGCAGCGCCGCGGCGGTCTCGGCGTGCATGGCACCGATGGCCCTGGGTACCGATGCCGGTGGCTCCATCCGTATTCCTGCGGCGTTTTGCGGCATCGTCGGCCACAAGCCCACCTTCAGCGAAGTCCCCCACTGGCCGGCCAGCCCCTTCGGCACCCTGGCCCACGCCGGCCCCATGACCCGCACCGTGGCCGACGCAGCCTTGATGATGCAGGTGCTTACCGAAGCGGATCCCCGCGACAGCCTTGCAGCCCCGCGCCGCAACACCGACTATCTGGCCGCGCTGCACCAGCCCATGAAAGGGCTGCGCATCGCCCTGAGCACCACCCTGGGTTACGTGGATGTGAATCCGGACATCGAGAAAGCGGTTCTCGAGGCTGGCAAGGTATTCGAGGCCCTGGGCGCCACAGTCACCGAGGCAGACCCGGGCTTCAGCAACCCGCTTGCCGCCTTCAGCCACCTGTTCTACAGCGGCGCCGCCAACGCCATGCGCGATCTTGGAGAGCGCCAGCGCAATCAGATGGACCCGGCCCTGGTGGAAGTGGCCAGGAAGGCGGAGAAACTGTCCATGCTGGATTATCTGGGTGCCATGAACGAACGCATGGCAGTCAGTGAACGCATGGCCCTGTTCCACACCAAGTACGATCTGCTGATCACCCCAACCCTGCCCCTTGATGCTTTTGACACCAACCGGGAGGTGCCGGTGGACTGGCCCAGCACCCGCTGGCCCACCTGGACGCCCTTTACCTATCCATTCAACCTGACCGGCCAGCCGGCCCTGTCTGTGCCCCTGGGGCTCACCGGCAACGGCCTACCCATGGGGCTGCAGATTGTCGGCGCGCGCTTCGATGATGCCCGGGTACTGGCCGCCGGCCACGCCTTTGAACAGGCGCAGCCGTTTACCCAGTTGCCGCCGTTGATGCAGATCTAA